In bacterium, the genomic window CCCGGCGGCCTTGATATCACGCGCCGCCTTCGATGTCTCAACATTCTTCTCGCCTGTCAGCGGATGCGTGATCGTGCCGCGTCCGCCGTCAAACGCGTTTATCGCGCCGCTGAACATATTGTTCGAGATGTTGTCGAGATGCCCGCGGAACTTCAGCCACTTACCCGCCGGCGATATATGATCCGTCGTGCACTTGCCTTTCGCCTTCAGCAACAGCGGCAGATCAACATAGTCCTGGCCATGCCACGGCTTAAACGGATCGAGCACCTGCAAACGCTCGGACTTTGGATCAACGATCACCTCGACGTCGCCGCTCGCCGGAGCCAGATAACCTTCCGTATCGCGAATGTAACCCTGCGCCGGGAGATCAGGCTGCGGCGCGGGCACGTCAAGTTTCACACCCAATCCCGGCACGGGGTCGTTCAGCGGATCAAAGTCCAGCGTTCCCGCCAGCGCAAACGCGACGGTAATTTCCGGACTCGTCAAGAACGACAGCGTGTGCGGCGAACCGTCGTTGCGGCCCGGGAAGTTGCGATTGTAACTCGACATGATCGAGTTGACTTCATCACCCTTTACGTCGTCGCGCTTCCACTGTCCGATGCACGGACCGCACGCGTTGGCCAGCACGACCGCGCCGATCTTTTCGAGGCGCTGCATCTGACCGTCGCGCTGAATCGTGCGGAACACCTGCTCGCTGCCCGGCGTCACATACAGCGGCACCGGCGATTTCAACCCTTTGGCCGCCGCCTGATCGGCGATCACCGCCGCGCGTGAAATATCTTCATACGACGAATTCGTGCACGACCCGATCAACGCGTTGGTTAAGTCGAGCGGCCACCCGTTCTCTTTGGCGGCCTTCTTCAATTCTGAAATCGGCCGCGCCGCATCGGGCGAATGTGGACCGACAACGTAAGGTTCGAGCGTGTTCAAATCTATCTCAATCACGCGGTCATAATACTTCTCCGGCGACTGATAGACTTCGCTATCAAGCGTGACCAAATGACGATGCTTGTTCGCCAGATCAGCCAGATCGCCGCGTTCCGTCGCCCGCAGATAGCGCTCCATCGGCGCGTCGTACGGGAACACCGATGTCGTGGCGCCCAGCTCCGCTCCCATGTTGCAGATTGTGCCTTTGCCGGTCGCCGAAATCGTCGCGGCGCCTTCGCCGAAGTATTCGATCACGGCGTTGGTGCCGCCTTTGACGGTGAGAATACCGAGCACGACGAGAATGATATCCTTGGCTGAGGCCCAGCCGTTCATTTTCCCTTTTAGATGCACACCGATGCGCTGCGGATAGAGGACCTCCCAAGGCAGTCCGGCCATCACGTCAACGGCATCCGCGCCGCCGACGCCCGACGCGAACATCGCCAGTCCGCCGGCATTCGGTGTATGCGAATCCGTGCCGATCATCATCCCGCCCGGAAACGCGTATTGCTCGAGCACCACTTGATGAATGATACCGGCGCCCGGCTGCCAAAAACCGATATTGTATTTCTGCGATACCGTGCGCAGGAAGTCGTACACTTCCTTATTGGTCACGACCGCATTTTTCAAATCTTCGCTCGCACCGACGCGCGCTTGAATCAGGTGATCGCAATGCACGGTGGACGGCACCGCCACGCTCTTCAGACCTGCTGACATGAATTGCAAGAGGGCCATCTGCGCGGTCGCATCCTGCATCGCCACTCGATCCGGGCGCAGTTGCAAATAAGACTTGCCGGGATGCAAGTCTTCTGTATGCGGATCGTCGAGATGCCCGAACAGGTGTTTCTCGGCCAATGTCAGTGGACGGCCCAAGCGCTTACGCACCACGGCGATCCGTTCTTCCATCTTACGATATGCTTCTGCGACGAATGCTGGCGTTGACTCCACGCGAACCATAAACTTATGTTCCTCTTACGTTTAAATTGCACACACCGATAAGCAGGAATATACGGATTCCTCCGCAAGGGCGCAAGCATGCCCACAAAGCGCCTTTCCCCCCACCATAAGCCGAGAGACATCCAGCCGCACCACCTTCGCCAAACATCATGTCATCCTGAAGGCCGCCCCGGCCTGAAGGATCCCTCTGCTCCGCTCCTCCTTCCTCCGTTCACGGGGGAAGGGGCCAGGGGATAGGCGTCCGCCTCCGCATTTTCACAACTTAAATCCCGACAATCGCTTTATAAGTTCAATAAACTGTAATTTTTCTCTTGACGTTGTCTTTTTTCTGTATTATATTATACACCATCTATAAACTTAACCTCCGGCACGAGAAACCCGGCAGGCTGGCCACCGGAGTCCGGCCCGTGCGGCACACCCTTCGCGTTCGATTGAATCCCTCCGACCCGACGAACTTGTTGGACGGTTCGCCATTTTTCACTACATTCCCCCAAGCCATGTAATCAACCCCGATCTCCGACCGCATCGCGACCCGCGCCACCATGACCTCCTCCCCCACTTCGCTCACCCAGCACGACCGGCGATTGTCGCTCGTGTTCGCCGTGACCCTGCTGGCCTATGCGGCGGTGGCCATCGGTTTCTATCTATTCTCCGATTTCCGGCAGGTGCTCGAATCGGTTCCGGATGATGTGTTCTATTTTCTTAAGACGGCGCAGAGCATGGCTCAAGGTCGCGGCATGACCTTCGATGGCATTGACCCGACGAACGGCTTCCAGCCGCTCTGGCTGTTCGCGCTCGTGCCGATCTACTGGATCCACGCCGGGGAACCGGAAGCCATGACCCGCGCGATGCTGATTCTGCAAGTGCTGACCTTGACCGGCATCGGTTGGTTGTTGCATGTCACGCTGCGGCGCGTGCTCTCGGCAGCCGCGGCCACGATCTTTGGCTTGGCTTACGTTTTTGCGATTGTCGCGCCGGGCGCCAACGGCATGGAATCCACCATGCTCATCGGCGCGCTGGCCTTGCTGTTTGTCTTTGTGCTCAACGCTCAGCCGTTTACTCGCTACTCGGCCCTGCCGTCGCTCGTCACAGGCGTGCTGCTCGGCTTGGTGTTCTTGGCCAGGCTCGACCACGTTTTTCTGCCGCTCCTGATCTTCATGGTCGGCGGCGTGCTCTTTTTGTTTCACGGCGAGCGGCGCCGCGAGCATTTCTGGCGCTATCTGCTGATGGGCGTCGGCTTCGCCGCGGTGATTCTGCCGTATCTGATTCACAATGCGCTCTACTTCGACGGCATTATGCCGATGAGCGGCAAGTTGAAGTCCACCTTCCCCCACATCGCGCTGGCTCCCAAGACTTTGAAGAAGCTCGGCGTAGCGCAAACCAGCATCGCCGTCGCCGCGCTGCTGTACATCGTGAACTACTTTCGCACTCGCCGCGCCGCGATCACGCCGCCGGAACATACGCTGCGGGCGGGCATGGCATTCCTGGGCGCGGCGATCATCGTTCACTATTTGCACACGGCCCTGTTCATGCAGTGGGGCGTGTTCGGGTGGCACTTCATCGCCTACAACCTGTTTCTCTGCGTGCTGCTTGGTGATCTGGCCTGGCGCTACCGCGCGCTGCTCGCTCCGAAACTGCTCTGGGCGGCGCTGTTCGTGATGATTTCAGCCGGTGCCGCGTGGACCGCTTCGACCGGGCTCGAGCACGAATACAACGCGGCTTCCTACGACGCCGCGCAGTGGGCCAAGCAGAATACTCCGGCGGACGCGATCTTCGCGCAGAAAGACACGGGCACGTTCGGCTATTTCAGCGAACGCCGCACGATCAATCTGGACGGTCTGGTCAACAACGTGAACTATCAGGACACACTGCGATCTGGCATGCTGCACGAGTACTTTGCCAACCGCGGCGTGGACTACCTGATCTTTCATGCTTTCAGCGCCTATCCCAAAGTCGCGGGCGATTACAGCGCGTTTCCCTTGGCCTATTGGAGCTATATGTACAAAGTCAATAGTGACACGCTCTATTTCGCCCGCCGCCACGAGGTCTTTCGCACACGCGAATATCTCGACGGCGCGACGACGCGGCCCTACATGCTGTGCGTCTGGGATTTACCGCGCGTGTTGAGCGAACAGGACAGTTTGCGCGCGCCGACTCATTAACCGAATTCTATCATGACAACAACGACTCATTTGGTCAACGACATCGCTTACGCGCCGGGCGCGGTGGTCAGCAAGACGCTTGTGAAACAGCCGCACGGGACGATCACGCTGTTCGCCTTCGCGCGCGGCCAAGAGCTGTCCGAGCATTCGGCGCCGTTTGATGCAATGGTCCACGTGCTTGACGGCGAAGTGGAATTGATCATTGGCGGGGCACCGACGGCGGCGCGAGCGGGCGAGTTCGTGATTATGCCCGCGAATATTCCGCACGCGGTCAAGGCCACGACAGATTTCAAGATGCTTCTGACCATGATCAAGGGTTAAAGTAGGATTT contains:
- a CDS encoding aconitate hydratase; the encoded protein is MVRVESTPAFVAEAYRKMEERIAVVRKRLGRPLTLAEKHLFGHLDDPHTEDLHPGKSYLQLRPDRVAMQDATAQMALLQFMSAGLKSVAVPSTVHCDHLIQARVGASEDLKNAVVTNKEVYDFLRTVSQKYNIGFWQPGAGIIHQVVLEQYAFPGGMMIGTDSHTPNAGGLAMFASGVGGADAVDVMAGLPWEVLYPQRIGVHLKGKMNGWASAKDIILVVLGILTVKGGTNAVIEYFGEGAATISATGKGTICNMGAELGATTSVFPYDAPMERYLRATERGDLADLANKHRHLVTLDSEVYQSPEKYYDRVIEIDLNTLEPYVVGPHSPDAARPISELKKAAKENGWPLDLTNALIGSCTNSSYEDISRAAVIADQAAAKGLKSPVPLYVTPGSEQVFRTIQRDGQMQRLEKIGAVVLANACGPCIGQWKRDDVKGDEVNSIMSSYNRNFPGRNDGSPHTLSFLTSPEITVAFALAGTLDFDPLNDPVPGLGVKLDVPAPQPDLPAQGYIRDTEGYLAPASGDVEVIVDPKSERLQVLDPFKPWHGQDYVDLPLLLKAKGKCTTDHISPAGKWLKFRGHLDNISNNMFSGAINAFDGGRGTITHPLTGEKNVETSKAARDIKAAGKMWVVVGDENYGEGSSREHAAMSPRLLGCGAVITRSFARIHQSNLKKQGILPLTFQNPGDYEKVQEGDRISLVDLAGLTPGKPVKMIAKHADGTSDTMLLDQTLNAEQIAWFRAGSALNLLREKSK
- a CDS encoding cupin domain-containing protein codes for the protein MTTTTHLVNDIAYAPGAVVSKTLVKQPHGTITLFAFARGQELSEHSAPFDAMVHVLDGEVELIIGGAPTAARAGEFVIMPANIPHAVKATTDFKMLLTMIKG